GTCACACCCAATAGCAATCCTCATCGTACCGCTTCTCCATTGTATTCGGTCGGGGTCATGGGATCTCCTGTATCGGGGCAGAACTATTCTTCACACTGCTGCATATGATAATGGAAAGGGTGTGCGATATCAATGGGAAACCCAATATCATTTCAAAGACAACATCCAATGCCGTCATGCAATCAGGCAATGCCTATGAGCGGAGTCGAAGGATAGCGACAACCAACCCAACATATCCTTAAGCGTCCTGGCCATCCAGCACCAGGAAAACCTCATCTTCGATCTCCTTGGCCCATTCTATGTCCCACACTTTGAAACCTAAATTCCGATAAAGGGAAGCTGCCGCGATGTTCTTCTTTTGATGGCTCGTGGCTATTAGTTCAACTTCAGGATGCAAACGCAATCTTCTGATGACCTCAATCATTGATGCTTTTCCATAACCCTGTCGCTGAAATTTCTGATCCACCATCAGGCGCAGGATGAATCCAACCCCGGCCACCAATTCGTACATAGTAAAACCGACCATAGGTAGTTTCGGTTTTTCCCAGCCTCTGGCCTCCACATC
This region of Candidatus Zixiibacteriota bacterium genomic DNA includes:
- a CDS encoding GNAT family N-acetyltransferase; this encodes MKQVTLQPITKENYRECINLDVDESQAGLVASNAKSLAEAYVNPTLCPLGIYDVEARGWEKPKLPMVGFTMYELVAGVGFILRLMVDQKFQRQGYGKASMIEVIRRLRLHPEVELIATSHQKKNIAAASLYRNLGFKVWDIEWAKEIEDEVFLVLDGQDA